From Streptomyces sp. Edi4, one genomic window encodes:
- the gap gene encoding type I glyceraldehyde-3-phosphate dehydrogenase codes for MTIRVGINGFGRIGRNYFRALLEQGADIEIVAVNDLGDTATTAHLLKYDTILGRLKAEVTHTADTITVDGHTIKVLSERDPADIPWGQLGVDIVIESTGIFTKKADAEKHIAGGAKKVLISAPAKDEDITIVMGVNQDKYDAANHHVISNASCTTNCVAPMAKVLDENFGIVKGLMTTVHAYTNDQRILDFPHSDLRRARAAAENIIPTTTGAAKATALVLPQLKGKLDGIAMRVPVPTGSATDLVVELQREVTKDEVNAAFKKAAGDGDLKNILYYTEDPIVSSDIVGDPASCTFDSSLTMVQEGKTVKILGWYDNEWGYSNRLVDLTVFVGGQL; via the coding sequence GTGACGATCCGCGTAGGCATCAACGGCTTTGGCCGCATCGGGCGCAACTACTTCCGGGCGCTCCTTGAGCAGGGTGCAGACATCGAGATCGTGGCTGTCAACGACCTTGGTGACACCGCGACCACTGCTCACCTCCTGAAGTACGACACCATCCTGGGTCGCCTCAAGGCCGAGGTCACCCACACCGCCGACACCATCACGGTCGACGGCCACACCATCAAGGTGCTCTCCGAGCGCGACCCGGCCGACATCCCCTGGGGTCAGCTGGGCGTCGACATCGTCATCGAGTCGACCGGCATCTTCACCAAGAAGGCCGACGCCGAGAAGCACATCGCGGGCGGCGCGAAGAAGGTCCTCATCTCGGCTCCGGCCAAGGACGAGGACATCACCATCGTGATGGGCGTCAACCAGGACAAGTACGACGCGGCCAACCACCACGTCATCTCCAACGCCTCCTGCACCACCAACTGTGTGGCGCCGATGGCCAAGGTCCTCGACGAGAACTTCGGCATCGTCAAGGGCCTGATGACGACGGTCCACGCGTACACCAACGACCAGCGCATCCTGGACTTCCCGCACTCGGACCTGCGCCGCGCACGCGCCGCCGCCGAGAACATCATTCCGACCACGACCGGTGCCGCCAAGGCCACCGCTCTGGTCCTGCCGCAGCTCAAGGGCAAGCTCGACGGCATCGCGATGCGCGTCCCGGTCCCGACCGGTTCGGCCACCGACCTGGTCGTGGAGCTCCAGCGCGAGGTCACCAAGGACGAGGTCAACGCCGCGTTCAAGAAGGCCGCGGGCGACGGCGACCTGAAGAACATCCTTTACTACACCGAGGACCCGATCGTCTCCTCCGACATCGTGGGCGACCCGGCGTCCTGCACCTTCGACTCCTCCCTGACCATGGTCCAGGAGGGCAAGACGGTGAAGATCCTCGGCTGGTACGACAATGAGTGGGGCTACTCCAACCGCCTCGTGGACCTGACCGTCTTCGTCGGCGGCCAGCTCTGA